Proteins from one Cicer arietinum cultivar CDC Frontier isolate Library 1 chromosome 3, Cicar.CDCFrontier_v2.0, whole genome shotgun sequence genomic window:
- the LOC101489393 gene encoding uncharacterized protein, with product MAEYEACAMGTLVALESKAKVLEVYGDSTLVINQLNHEWETRDKKLIPYFTYIKELSLQFDKITFHHVPQENNQLVDALATLSSMFQISQNDEIPSIKMESRDHPAYCHVMEEEIGGKSWNHDIKHYLINKEYPPAISKNDKRILRQLIARFFVNENILYNTTRNIQFYDTWPATILP from the coding sequence ATGGCAGAATATGAAGCTTGTGCTATGGGAACTTTGGTGGCTTTGGAATCAAAAGCGAAAGTTCTGGAAGTATATGGAGATTCAACCCTAGTCATTAATCAGCTTAACCATGAATGGGAAACTCGAGATAAGAAGTTAATACCTTATTTTACCTACATAAAAGAATTGTCTTTACAATTTGACAAAATCACTTTTCACCATGTCCCTCAAGAAAACAATCAATTGGTTGATGCTTTGGCTACTTTATCCTCGATGTTCCAAATAAGTCAAAATGATGAAATCCCATCAATTAAAATGGAGAGTCGAGATCATCCTGCCTACTGCCACGTAATGGAAGAAGAAATCGGCGGAAAATCGTGGAATCACGACATTAAAcattatcttataaataaagaatatccTCCCGCAATATCGAAGAATGATAAAAGAATTCTGAGACAGTTAATCGCAAGATTTTTCGtgaatgaaaatattttgtataacaCTACAAGAAATATTCAGTTTTACGACACTTGGCCTGCGACGATTCTTCCTTAA